The Thermosynechococcus sp. CL-1 genomic interval CCTGACCTCGGCTGATGGGACATCCGCATGAGTGTGAATCGTACGGGCGATCGCTAGGTCAACAAATCCGCAATGCTGAAACCCAGAAAATTCCTGTGATGGGCATTATCGGTGCCAAGGAAGTCGAAAGCGAGACCGTAAGTATCCGCACCCGTGCAGCAAAAGATGTCAGCGCTTTCCCTGTTAAGGAACTGGTTGAAAAACTCACCTCTGCCATGACTGCGATGGATGCCGATATTCAGTGGCAATAGTGGGCAATTGATCTACAGGGCAGTTGACCTCGCCTTTAATAGTTTGTCAAAATGAGCGGCGAGTGGTTTTCGCGATCGCGTAGCGTACCCTTCGGGTAATCGCTCTAATCAATTCTCTAGGGAACAGAATGACTGAAGCACCGATTTCACCAACAACGGTTTTGCAACAACTGCAATGGCGCTACGCCACGAAGAAATTTGACCCCAATCGCAAAATTCCTGCGGATCTGTGGCAAACACTTCTACAAAGTCTGGTACTGGCTCCTTCTTCCTTTGGCCTGCAACCGTGGAAGTTTTACGTCATTGAGACGCCTGAGCTACGCCAAGCCCTGCTCCCCCACACTTGGAATCAACGACAGGTGGTGGATGCCTCCCACTTAGTGGTATTTGCCATTAAAACCAATCTCAATGCTACGGACGTTGATCGCTACCTTGCACGGCAAGCGGAAGTCCACCAAACCGCAGTGGAAAATCTGCAAAAGTATGGGGACTTGGTCAAGGGCTTTTTGCACTCACCCCCCTACCCCCTCAATGTTGATGAATGGTCAACCCGCCAAGTCTATATTGCTTTGGGTCAGTTTATGGTGACGGCGGCGCTGCTGGGCATTGACACCTGCCCGATGGAGGGTTTCTTGCCCCAAGAATATGATCGCCTTCTCGGTCTACCTACCCAAGGTTATCATGCCGTCGTTCTATGTGCAGCGGGCTATCGAGCGGCCGATGACAACTATGCGACTTTGCCCAAGGTACGCTATCCCCTAGAGGCAGTCGTGGAAGTGCGCTAAGGTTCACGAATTGACCCCGCTGGACATAGGCTAAGCTAGAAATAGCTCGGTACTCGCCTTTGTATGTCTTTGCACACCGATGATCCCATTGACCACAATTTAGTTGATTTAGAAATCGTTCCCGCCAAAGAAGAAGAGCGCTCTGAACCCACTAACATCATTATTCGCGAGATGGGCATTGATGACATTGCCCCCGTGTTTCACCTTGGCGAGGAACTCTTCACCAGTGATCTGTATCCCTCGCTCTATCGCATCTGGGATGAGTGGGAGGTCATTGGTTTCTATAACACCGATCCCGAATACTGTCTGGTGGCCGAGGCGGATTCTCAGGTGGTCGGGTTCATCTTGGGCACCATTATTAGCAAAGCCCCATGGGTGTATGGCTACATTAACTGGCTGGGGGTGCATCCCCACTATCAGCGGCGGGGCATTGCCGATAAGCTGGTGGATAAGCTCATCGAGCGGATGATTGAGGAGGGGGCGCGATTTATGCTGGTGGATACCGATCCGGCCAACACGCCCGCAGTAAAGTTTTTTACCCGTAAGGGTTTTGGCAATCCGCGGCGGCATGTCTTTTTTTCGTTAAACTTAACCAAGCACGAAATCTATGGCCGGCTGATTGCCTACGAGCGCGATCGCTCCGAGCGGTTGACCTATCGCCGTCCCCGCCGCCGCTAGAAAGCTGAAATCTAGATAGTCGTTCCTTGGAGGTGTCTGCCTTGGTGACTCTTTCTTCTGCCCCCTCAGATGAGATTCCTGTTCCTGCCCACATCCATTACGAGCTAGTGCTGCAAATTTTGGAACAGGTCTCGTTGCCCGCCCTCCCTCCCCACTCCAGTGGTTACCAGCAACTCCATAGCGCTGCTATTCATCTACGCAAAGCCCTGCGGCTACAAAAGCAGTTTGAGGAGGAATGGCAATTGAGGGGTGGCAGTGTGGAGTACCAATGGTCGCTGAATCGCGATCGCCCCCCAGCTCAGAGCAAGTAACCCAATCCCAAGAGCAAGCTACTCCAAAAGTGCAGTTGCACCGCAATAAATTTCGAGTTCTTGATCTGCTCAGGGACACTGTGAAATTGCGCCATCCGCTGGCACAAATAAATCGCCCAAGGCAGTGAACTCAAAGCCAGCAGTGTTGGCCACGGCAGCATTCCCCAGAGGACAGCGGCCACTAAGAGAGCATAAAAGACGCCACAGGCGCCATAGACCAGTTGAGCACTGCGAGCCGTCCCTAGGCGCACGACCGGCGAACGTTTGCCAGCGGCTAGATCATCGGCCACTTGGTGAAAGTGGGAGCAAAAGAGAATCAGTGTTGTCGTCAGACCATTGAGGATAGCCACTGGCCAAATACTAGGGCTAAAGGTTTGCCCTTGGCTATAGTAGGCAGCAGCGATCGCCAGCGGCCCAAAGCAGATAAAACAAATTGGCTCTCCCAAACCCAAATAGCCCAAACGAAAGGGTGGACCTTGGTAACTATAGCCTAGGGCGCAGCAGAGTAATACCAACCCTAAAACCGTTGCATCCTGTTGCAGCCAACTAATGGCCACAATCCCCAGTAGCCCCAAAAGTAAGCAGAGGTTGCTCAGCCAGAAGATGAGTTGCTTTTTGCCCGTGAGATTGACGACCGAATGGTACTTGTGGCGATCGATCCCCGTTTCGGCATCAAAGACATCATTACTGAGATTCAGCCAGACCAAAATGAGTACGGCTGCTGTTAGAAACAAACCAAACGGCCACCAATGCACCCTTCCCGTTTCGGCGATCGCCACCGCTGTGCCCAGCCAAATCGGCATCACAGCCACACTGTACATGGGAAGCTTAATCGCCGCCCACCACAAACGGGAGCGATCCATCGATTCTGACGGACTAGCCATCTCACCTACACTTGAGTCACCTTCGTCAGCATATCATTGCCGCTTGTGCCCATCGATCGCTTGTTTCGCTGCCCAAATGGCTTGCCGCAACGCTGGATTATTCAGCTTATAGCTATAGATGCCCAAGTCCCGCGCTAAGGCCACCAGTTGTGGGCGAGTCAGTCGCTCTAGCTCCGCGATCGTCAGCGTTTCGATAGTGGGTTGAGGCGGGCACAGTTGGCGTTCAAGGGCGGCCACTTGCTGTTCTAGGGTACTCAGGCGCTGCAAAACCGTGGGACAGGCCATCTCCGTCGGCTGAAGAGATTGTTGCAAAATTTTACGAATTGCCTCACTAAGGGAACCGCATCCCTGCTGCACTTGCCAGCGTTGGAGTTGGCCATAGAGTTCAGCATCTAAACGAAGCGTGATCTTTTTGTGGGGCATGACTGAAATTCCAAAAAAAAACCGACAAACTTACTTACAGTCTGTCGGCTCGTTGTGTGTTCCCTGTTGATGACTCGGATAGTACTGAGTCACTATTTAGTATGACTCATCCCCCGATAGAATGACTGTGACGATGATCACAATTTAGCCGCCTTTTATTGAGTTTCACCAAATTCTCTCATTAGACTTTCCAAATTCCCTATGACCTCTCCCCTAGACGGTACGATTATTTTGCCCGACAACCCCCTGAGCGTCCCCCTACGGCGGCGTTTACTCCATGTGAATGGGATAGGGAGCGATCGCGCCAAGCAACGGCGGGATTTGAACCGCCTTGCCGAACTCACAGCGACTTATCCTTTAGAAGTTCGCGGCATTCACAATCAGACCCATGGTTTCCAAGCAGATCTTTTGGAAAGTTTCCTCGGTAAGGCAGAACTCTATCGTTTTTGGCCCCAGACCCCAGCCCCAGACCCCAGCAAGGATCGCCGCTATGAGTATGCTAAACTTCTTGGCCAACTGGTGACTCAAGATCTGACCGATGATGCGGATATTCTGGCGATCGCCCAACCGAGCCAACTGCAACAGCGCCCCCTCGATATCAACAGCACCGCTGACTTAACGAAACTCCTTGACCTATCGTTCCTACAAAAATTAGGTTGGGGGGATTTTGCCCAGTATCTCTACGGTGCCTTTCCAGCCGGTGCGCCGCGTCCCACCCTGCGGTTGGCCTATGAAATCGTCAAGGGGTTACAGGCGGGAGCCGAATTGTACCTTGTCGCCCATAGTCAAGGGTTAATTATTACTGCCCTTGCCTGCCACATTGTGCGGCAATTGCTGCTGCCGCAAACGAAATGGATGGAGATGGTGCATCTCATTGGCTATGGCCCGGCCATTTTCTTTGCGGATTTGCCGCCAGAGCTACAGCCGCGAACCATCCTAATTCAACACCGTCAAGATGTGGTGGCCGAAACCCTGAGCAACCTCCGCAATGTGGATTTATGGACTAACTTGCAAACCCAGATGGAAAAAGCCATTCACTACGCCGATGATCTGCTGAAAGTGCTCGGTCAAGATAGCCACCACTCTGCCAGTTTCTATTTGGGGTTACAGGACAGCCCCAGCAGCCGGCGATCGGCAGAACTGATACAAATTTTATTAACCCAAAGCTGGACAGCCACCCCCAGTCTTGCCGTCCTTGGGGGCACACGGCTAATCCTTGAACTTTAGCGGATGAGTGGCAGAAGCGGCTATCCTAGTAGAGAGAAAGGAATAGGAAGAAGGACAAAATAGAACGCCAATGAAGGGTCTAGAAAAGATTATCCCCCTAGATGGACGGGATATTAAGGTAGTATTGCAAAAATTTGCCCCCCAAGCGGCCGGTTCCATTCTCATTAGTTCGGGAGAAACGGCTGTCCTAGTGACGGCAAATCGTGCCGCTGCTCGCGAAGGCATTGATTTTTTACCCCTTGTGGTGGATTACGAAGAGCGCCTCTATGCCGCTGGGCGGATTCCCGGCGGTTTTTTACGGCGTGAGGGTCGTCCCCCCGAAAAAGCGATTCTTATTGGTCGCCTGATTGACCGGCCGCTGCGCCCCCTCTTTCCCCAATGGTTGCGCGATGATCTGCAAGTAGTAGCCACGACGGTTTCCTTGGATGAAAATGTTCCCCCCGATGTATTGGCGGTAACGGGAGCCTCGATCGCTGTCCTCTTAGCGCAAATTCCCTTTAATGGTCCAATGGCAGCAGTGCGGGTGGGCCTTGTGGGGGATGAGTTTATTATCAACCCCACCTACAAAGAAATTGAGCGCGGTGGCTTAGATCTGGTCGTGGCCGGGTCTCCCGATGGCGTGGTGATGGTGGAAGCCGGTGCCAATGAGCTGCCCGAAGCCGACATGATTGAAGCCATTGACTTTGGCTATGAGGTCATCCAAGACCTGATTCAAGCGCAGCGGCATCTCCTCAAGGAACTGGGTCTTGATATCGTCAAAGTGGAACCGCCGGCGATCGACCCCACCTTGGAAAACTTCATCTACGATCGCGCCGTTGAACCGGTCAAAGCCATTCTCAAACGCTTTGAAAAGGACAAAAATGTTCGCGATGCTGCCCTCGATGAGGTGCAAGGGGCGATCGCCCAAGACATTGCGGCTCTGCCCGAAGATCACCCAGTGGCTGTGGCGGCAGCGGAAAACCCCAAAGCCCTGCCTACCCTCTTTAAGGCCGTGACGAAAAAACTCATGCGGCAGCAGATTATTGAAGAAGGGGTGCGAGTGGATGGCCGCCGTCTCGATGAAGTGCGCCCCATTTGGTGTGAGGTGGGGGTTCTGCCAGAGCGGGTTCATGGTAGTGCCCTCTTTAATCGCGGCTTGACGCAGGTGATGTCTGTAACCACCCTCGGTTCTCCTGCTGATGCCCAAGCCCTTGATGATCTGCATCCCGAGGACAGCAAACGTTATCTGCACCACTACAACTTTCCCCCCTACTCTGTGGGTGAAGTCAAACCCCTGCGATCGCCCGGGCGGCGGGAAATTGGCCATGGTGCCCTCGCCGAGCGTGCCCTCGAACCGGTCATTCCTCCCAAAGAGGAGTTTCCCTATGTGATTCGCGTCGTGTCGGAGGTGCTCTCTTCCGATGGTTCTACCTCCATGGGATCCGTTTGTGGTTCCACCCTCTCCTTGATGGATGCCGGGGTACCGATCCGTAAACCCGTCAGTGGGGCGGCCATGGGGCTGATCAAGGAGGGCAATGAGGTGCGCATCCTCACCGACATTCAGGGGATTGAAGACTTCCTTGGCGACATGGATTTCAAGGTGGCCGGCACCGATAGCGGCATTACCGCCCTGCAAATGGACATGAAAATTACTGGCTTGCCGATGTCGGTGATCAAACAGGCAATCGAACAGGCACGTCCGGCACGGCTCCATATCCTTGAGAAAATGCTGGCGGTGCTGGACAAACCCCGTCCCCAACTGCCCCCCAGTGCGCCACGACTGCTGACGTTGCAAATTCCCCCCGATATGATTGGCCTTGTCATTGGTCCCGGGGGTAAAACCGTGCGCGGTATCTCTGAGCAATACAACGTCAAGGTGGACATTAGTGAAGAAGGGCTGGTCACCATTACTGCCCCCAATGAAACCAACGCCAAGCAAGCCCGGGCGGCCATTGAGGGTCTGACGCGAAAGCTCAACGCCGGTGATGTCTATCTGGGTAAGGTGACGCGGATTATTCCCATCGGTGCTTTTGTCGAGTTTCTCCCCGGCAAGGAGGGGATGATCCACATTTCCCAGTTGGCGGAATATCGCGTCGGCAAAGTTGAGGACGAAGTGAAAATTGGCGATGAAATTGTGGTCAAAATTCGTGAGGTGGACAGCAAAGGCCGCATTAACCTGACCCGCCTTGGTATTCATCCCGACGAGGCCGAAGCCGCCCGCAGTAGCTCCGTTGTCTAGCCCATGGTCACCATGCCCAAGTCATCACCGCATACGTTCCTCTTGGAGGTGGGAACCGAGGATCTCCCTGCCCGCTTTGTCAGTAGTGCCCTGCGCCAGTGGCACACCCTGATTCCCCAAACCCTCAAGGAACAGGGACTGGAGGGGGAAGTCAAAGTCTGGGCAACCCCGCGCCGCTTAGCCGTACTGATTGAGGGGTTACCGCCCCAGCAACCCGATCAAGCAATTGAAATCAAAGGGCCAGCGGCCAGCGTGGCCTTTCGGGAGGGGGAACCTACCCCTGCCCTATTGGGGTTCCTGCGATCGCGCCAAGGTCGTCTTGAGGAAATTGAAATCCGTCCCACGGAAAAAGGGGAGGTGGTCTATCTCAAGCAAGTTCGCCCCGGCCAACCGACGCCCCAACGATTGACCGAGTTGGCACCACAGTGGATTGCCGCCCTTGAGGGTGCCCGCTTCATGCGCTGGGGGGATGGGGATTTGCGCTTTTCGCGTCCCATTCGCTGGCTAGTGCTGCTGTGGGAGGATCAGGTGCTGCCCTTGGTCTTGGAGAGCCATTCCGTGCGCATTGCCAGCGATCGCACCACCTATGGCCATCGTGTCCTTTCTCAAGGGGCTATTGTCCTCAAGCATGCCCAAGACTATGAAGCTGCCCTTGAAACGGCGGGAGTCTTGGTGGATCCAGAGGTTCGCCAGCAACGGATTCGCGAGCAAATTGCTGCCCTTGCTGCGGAAGCGGGGGGATGGGTGGATTTAGCGGTGCCCCTTTTGGAGGAAGTCACCCACCTCGTGGAATGGCCAACGGCGGTTTTGGGAAGTTTTGAAGCACGGTTTCTTGCCCTGCCCCTTGAGGTGATTACCACCGTATTGGTGTCCCATCAGCGGTATTTTCCCGTGTACACCGATGCCACTCGCCAAGCGCTGCTCCCTGTATTCATCACGATTAGCAATGGCGACCCTGCGGCCACCCCCTTGATTCGTGCTGGGAATGAGCGGGTGATTCGTGCTCGCCTAGCGGATGCCGAGTTCTTCTACAAGGTGGATACGGCACAGCCCCTAGAGCACTATCGTGACAAACTAGCCACGGTTACCTTCCAAGATGAATTGGGATCCATGGCCGACAAAGTGGAACGGCTAACCGCACTAGCTCGCCAAATTGCCACCGCCTTAAATTGTGCGGCTGCGGACGTTGCTGCCATTGAACGCACGGCCTGCCTGTGTAAAGCGGATCTAGTGACGCAGATGGTGGGGGAATTTCCGGAACTGCAGGGCTACATGGGGCAAGTGTATGCCACGGTCTCCGGGGAAGCGCCAGCGGTGGCCACGGGGATTTTTGAACATTATCTGCCGCGTTTTGCGGGCGATCGCCCGCCCCAAAGTCTCACGGGTCAGGTGGTGGGACTCGCCGATCGCTTGGATACTCTAGTCTGCCTCTTTGGCATCGGCCTGTGTCCCACGGGGTCATCAGATCCCTTTGCCCTACGGCGGGCTGCCAATGCCGTGATCACCATTCTCTGGCAGGGGGAACATCACTTGGATCTCCTCGCTCTGCTACAGGAGTCTGCCCAAGCCTTTTGTCGCCAATTTGCCGCCAAGCTCAGTGCCGCTGACTTAGAGCAGGAACTGCGGCAGTTTTTTAGCCAACGGCTGCGAACCTTACTGCAAGAAGAACTCGGCATTGAGTATGACTTGGTGAATGCCGTCATTCCAGAGGATCAGGCGGAGTTGCAGACTCGTGCCCTTAGGGATGTGGTTGATGCCCGCGATCGCGCCCAATTTCTCCAAAAACTGCGCCAATCCGGTGAACTCATGGCCATTTACCCCACCGTCAATCGTGCCGCGCGTTTGGCACGTCAGGGCACCCTAGGAACAGACTGCCTGAATATCCGCGCTGTCAAGGCC includes:
- a CDS encoding His/Gly/Thr/Pro-type tRNA ligase C-terminal domain-containing protein, with translation MGHPHECESYGRSLGQQIRNAETQKIPVMGIIGAKEVESETVSIRTRAAKDVSAFPVKELVEKLTSAMTAMDADIQWQ
- a CDS encoding NAD(P)H-dependent oxidoreductase, with translation MTEAPISPTTVLQQLQWRYATKKFDPNRKIPADLWQTLLQSLVLAPSSFGLQPWKFYVIETPELRQALLPHTWNQRQVVDASHLVVFAIKTNLNATDVDRYLARQAEVHQTAVENLQKYGDLVKGFLHSPPYPLNVDEWSTRQVYIALGQFMVTAALLGIDTCPMEGFLPQEYDRLLGLPTQGYHAVVLCAAGYRAADDNYATLPKVRYPLEAVVEVR
- a CDS encoding GNAT family N-acetyltransferase, with the translated sequence MGIDDIAPVFHLGEELFTSDLYPSLYRIWDEWEVIGFYNTDPEYCLVAEADSQVVGFILGTIISKAPWVYGYINWLGVHPHYQRRGIADKLVDKLIERMIEEGARFMLVDTDPANTPAVKFFTRKGFGNPRRHVFFSLNLTKHEIYGRLIAYERDRSERLTYRRPRRR
- a CDS encoding DUF5340 domain-containing protein: MTLSSAPSDEIPVPAHIHYELVLQILEQVSLPALPPHSSGYQQLHSAAIHLRKALRLQKQFEEEWQLRGGSVEYQWSLNRDRPPAQSK
- the menA gene encoding 2-carboxy-1,4-naphthoquinone phytyltransferase, producing MASPSESMDRSRLWWAAIKLPMYSVAVMPIWLGTAVAIAETGRVHWWPFGLFLTAAVLILVWLNLSNDVFDAETGIDRHKYHSVVNLTGKKQLIFWLSNLCLLLGLLGIVAISWLQQDATVLGLVLLCCALGYSYQGPPFRLGYLGLGEPICFICFGPLAIAAAYYSQGQTFSPSIWPVAILNGLTTTLILFCSHFHQVADDLAAGKRSPVVRLGTARSAQLVYGACGVFYALLVAAVLWGMLPWPTLLALSSLPWAIYLCQRMAQFHSVPEQIKNSKFIAVQLHFWSSLLLGLGYLL
- a CDS encoding polyribonucleotide nucleotidyltransferase; this translates as MKGLEKIIPLDGRDIKVVLQKFAPQAAGSILISSGETAVLVTANRAAAREGIDFLPLVVDYEERLYAAGRIPGGFLRREGRPPEKAILIGRLIDRPLRPLFPQWLRDDLQVVATTVSLDENVPPDVLAVTGASIAVLLAQIPFNGPMAAVRVGLVGDEFIINPTYKEIERGGLDLVVAGSPDGVVMVEAGANELPEADMIEAIDFGYEVIQDLIQAQRHLLKELGLDIVKVEPPAIDPTLENFIYDRAVEPVKAILKRFEKDKNVRDAALDEVQGAIAQDIAALPEDHPVAVAAAENPKALPTLFKAVTKKLMRQQIIEEGVRVDGRRLDEVRPIWCEVGVLPERVHGSALFNRGLTQVMSVTTLGSPADAQALDDLHPEDSKRYLHHYNFPPYSVGEVKPLRSPGRREIGHGALAERALEPVIPPKEEFPYVIRVVSEVLSSDGSTSMGSVCGSTLSLMDAGVPIRKPVSGAAMGLIKEGNEVRILTDIQGIEDFLGDMDFKVAGTDSGITALQMDMKITGLPMSVIKQAIEQARPARLHILEKMLAVLDKPRPQLPPSAPRLLTLQIPPDMIGLVIGPGGKTVRGISEQYNVKVDISEEGLVTITAPNETNAKQARAAIEGLTRKLNAGDVYLGKVTRIIPIGAFVEFLPGKEGMIHISQLAEYRVGKVEDEVKIGDEIVVKIREVDSKGRINLTRLGIHPDEAEAARSSSVV
- the glyS gene encoding glycine--tRNA ligase subunit beta; protein product: MPKSSPHTFLLEVGTEDLPARFVSSALRQWHTLIPQTLKEQGLEGEVKVWATPRRLAVLIEGLPPQQPDQAIEIKGPAASVAFREGEPTPALLGFLRSRQGRLEEIEIRPTEKGEVVYLKQVRPGQPTPQRLTELAPQWIAALEGARFMRWGDGDLRFSRPIRWLVLLWEDQVLPLVLESHSVRIASDRTTYGHRVLSQGAIVLKHAQDYEAALETAGVLVDPEVRQQRIREQIAALAAEAGGWVDLAVPLLEEVTHLVEWPTAVLGSFEARFLALPLEVITTVLVSHQRYFPVYTDATRQALLPVFITISNGDPAATPLIRAGNERVIRARLADAEFFYKVDTAQPLEHYRDKLATVTFQDELGSMADKVERLTALARQIATALNCAAADVAAIERTACLCKADLVTQMVGEFPELQGYMGQVYATVSGEAPAVATGIFEHYLPRFAGDRPPQSLTGQVVGLADRLDTLVCLFGIGLCPTGSSDPFALRRAANAVITILWQGEHHLDLLALLQESAQAFCRQFAAKLSAADLEQELRQFFSQRLRTLLQEELGIEYDLVNAVIPEDQAELQTRALRDVVDARDRAQFLQKLRQSGELMAIYPTVNRAARLARQGTLGTDCLNIRAVKAKHLAAPIEKEFYAALKDLLPRVQQAQGQRAYGEIVAALVSLAPIVSRFFDGEESVLVMAEDAAVRANRLALLGLLRNCAAIIGDFGAIVQIESVASSS